A window of the Eleutherodactylus coqui strain aEleCoq1 chromosome 8, aEleCoq1.hap1, whole genome shotgun sequence genome harbors these coding sequences:
- the LOC136576241 gene encoding putative methyltransferase DDB_G0268948 isoform X1 — protein sequence MVSCDMKEQGLAVETMMDLCQRSQLLKNLLNSVNAWKTVQAAAEPTQMSKLELATDKGCLFKTSQVFKNQTFSSVYHKYMIPVSEEIINMVLSFVQVKRNGQPLEMAVDVGCGTGRYTIPLAPHFRKVLGIDISESQINLANQYNLLNNVSYMVAPAEKLPIENDSVDLVNVGLAAHWFRVDEFASEAARVLKKKGCLALHGVYPVFEIEYKDLSHDLTVVMSEVCEILYTYAEKYMEDFFCQYKSIYEAIPLKDKQLITDIPVKFQMSIPKIMGFLQSICFYQIFLEKDVKGAEELLQQTEKRFQDILGENADSAKLTMHAKHYCVLACKD from the exons ATGGTGTCATGTGACATGAAAGAGCAGGGCCTAGCAGTGGAGACTATGATGGATTTGTGTCAGAGGTcccaacttttgaaaaatttaCTCAACTCAGTGAATGCCTGGAAAACTGTACAGGCAGCAGCTGAACCAACACAG ATGAGTAAATTAGAGCTAGCAACAGACAAAGGATGTCTCTTCAAGACAAGCCAAGTGTTCAAGAACCAGACCTTTTCATCAGTTTATCACAAGTATATGATTCCCGTTTCTGAAGAAATTATCAATATGGTTTTATCCTTTGTGCAAGTAAAA AGAAATGGACAGCCTCTTGAGATGGCGGTCGATGTTGGATGCGGCACTGGACGATACACTATACCTCTAGCTCCTCACTTCAGGAAGGTCCTGGGAATAGACATCAGTGAATCCCAAATAAATTTGGCTAATCAATATAATTTGCTGAACAACGTGTCCTACAT GGTGGCGCCAGCTGAGAAGTTACCAATAGAGAATGATTCTGTGGACCTGGTGAATGTCGGTCTTGCGGCTCATTGGTTCAGAGTAGATGAATTTGCTAGTGAAGCAGCTCGAGTGCTAAAGAAAAAAGGATGCTTGGCTCTACATGGTGTTTATCCGGTCTTTGAGATTGAATACAAGGATTTGTCACATGACCTGACTGTAGTAATGTCAGAG GTATGTGAAATTTTGTACACATATGCTGAAAAATACATGGAGGACTTTTTTTGTCAGTACAAAAGTATATATGAGGCTATTCCACTAAAAGACAAGCAATT GATCACAGATATACCGGTCAAATTTCAGATGTCCATTCCTAAAATTATGGGATTTCTCCAATCAATTTGTTTCTATCAGATATTTCTAGAGAAAGATGTGAAAGGAGCAGAAGAACTTCTACAACAGACAGAGAAACG ATTTCAAGACATACTTGGAGAGAACGCTGATTCTGCCAAGCTCACCATGCATgcgaaacactactgtgtccttGCTTGCAAAGATTAA
- the LOC136576241 gene encoding putative methyltransferase DDB_G0268948 isoform X2, whose translation MSKLELATDKGCLFKTSQVFKNQTFSSVYHKYMIPVSEEIINMVLSFVQVKRNGQPLEMAVDVGCGTGRYTIPLAPHFRKVLGIDISESQINLANQYNLLNNVSYMVAPAEKLPIENDSVDLVNVGLAAHWFRVDEFASEAARVLKKKGCLALHGVYPVFEIEYKDLSHDLTVVMSEVCEILYTYAEKYMEDFFCQYKSIYEAIPLKDKQLITDIPVKFQMSIPKIMGFLQSICFYQIFLEKDVKGAEELLQQTEKRFQDILGENADSAKLTMHAKHYCVLACKD comes from the exons ATGAGTAAATTAGAGCTAGCAACAGACAAAGGATGTCTCTTCAAGACAAGCCAAGTGTTCAAGAACCAGACCTTTTCATCAGTTTATCACAAGTATATGATTCCCGTTTCTGAAGAAATTATCAATATGGTTTTATCCTTTGTGCAAGTAAAA AGAAATGGACAGCCTCTTGAGATGGCGGTCGATGTTGGATGCGGCACTGGACGATACACTATACCTCTAGCTCCTCACTTCAGGAAGGTCCTGGGAATAGACATCAGTGAATCCCAAATAAATTTGGCTAATCAATATAATTTGCTGAACAACGTGTCCTACAT GGTGGCGCCAGCTGAGAAGTTACCAATAGAGAATGATTCTGTGGACCTGGTGAATGTCGGTCTTGCGGCTCATTGGTTCAGAGTAGATGAATTTGCTAGTGAAGCAGCTCGAGTGCTAAAGAAAAAAGGATGCTTGGCTCTACATGGTGTTTATCCGGTCTTTGAGATTGAATACAAGGATTTGTCACATGACCTGACTGTAGTAATGTCAGAG GTATGTGAAATTTTGTACACATATGCTGAAAAATACATGGAGGACTTTTTTTGTCAGTACAAAAGTATATATGAGGCTATTCCACTAAAAGACAAGCAATT GATCACAGATATACCGGTCAAATTTCAGATGTCCATTCCTAAAATTATGGGATTTCTCCAATCAATTTGTTTCTATCAGATATTTCTAGAGAAAGATGTGAAAGGAGCAGAAGAACTTCTACAACAGACAGAGAAACG ATTTCAAGACATACTTGGAGAGAACGCTGATTCTGCCAAGCTCACCATGCATgcgaaacactactgtgtccttGCTTGCAAAGATTAA